The sequence below is a genomic window from Sorangiineae bacterium MSr12523.
GGGTGAAGACCGCCCATCACGAAGAGCGCGGGTTTCGGCGTGGAAATGGCACGGTTCGTCAGCGTGAGGACCAAAAGGTCATATCCTCCGCGCCCGGCTTTCTTCTCCCAACTCGGACCGATGCTCGTCACCTTTCCAAGGTGCGGATACTCCGATGCGATCCGCTGCAGTGCCGAGTGCGTCTCCTCCACGGTGCGGTAACACGGATAGCCTGCAATGGCCGTCGATTCGGTGTTCGCGCGCAGCTGCATGCGTGCGGTTCGCGTTTCGCGTCGAACGATGTCCACTCGGTGGCCACTCGCTACGAGGGCCTCGTATTTCGAAGGCTCGTCGATGAGCACCGAGACCCATCCTGCTTCGCCGTCCACCTGCTCGAGCGCATCGTAGGATTGCACCAACTGCTGCAAATCGGCCTCGTCCTTGTAATGGACATGGGTGAACAGCTTTTCCCCCGATGCGGGAGGCTCCGCGTCGGAGGATGATACGGCGTCACTCGAACAGCCCGCCGCTCCGCCATACGCCAATAGGACGACCGCCGAGATCGAAACGAGGATTCGCCGGACAGACGGCGAAGTACACCATGCCGATTTCATCGATGCGCCCTCGGTTGCCCGCCTCTACAAGCCGCGTATTCCAGAAGGACGGGGTGAGTTTAGCACGGAGGGCCTATTCATTTGACGAATCCAAATAGCCATTTCGTCATTTCGCCCTGGCGTCGAGCTCAGCGCTCGTTCGACGGCTTGTCATGGCTGACCCGGCGGTGTACGGGGATAGGGATCTTCCGCTTCCCCGGGAGGACGAGGCGAGTGCTCACTGTGCCGTTGGTGTTCAAATCACGACATCGACGCGGTCGAGAAGCACTTGGTCCCAGCGCCGAACGCGATGGTGATATTTATGTGGAGAAAGCGAGGTCCTCGTGGCGACTAACATCGGCTGGTTTGCCGTACGTACTGGTGCAGATCTCGTCCCCGTGCTGAAGAAGTTGCGCCAGCGCGCAGCGAAGGATGACATCCCCGATGGGTTTCGCATTGCCGCGGGCGAGGAACCGGCCAAGCCGACGGGACTCGAAGCCTTCAAAGCGTTTTTCAAGAGGGCGTCGCCCACGCCTGTGTTCACCAGCGCAATGCTCATCGGCTGGACATTTGCCGCCGCACCGCAATGGGCCCAAGCCGTGTCCCAGGAGCTCGGATGCGTAGCCGTATCGTTCTTCGTATTCGAGGGGACTTGGAATTACGCCATCTTCGATTCGGGGGTCGAAGTTGCCGCCATGGAGGTGTACTCGCTGCCGAGGCCCGTCCTATATGGCGATATCGAACGCGCCGCTTCCTTGTTGGGCGTCGATACTGCTCTATTTCGCCGTTATGAAGACGCGCTCCAGTCGGCCGTCGTCGAAGGTGACGCCGACGATGGTGCCGAAGAGCCATCGCCTTTTCCCGGAGACGAGTACCCGCCCCACGACGAGTGGGCCCATGTCGACTTCGCACGACGTCTGGGCGACATTCCATATCCCGGAGAAGGACTCGAGTTTCATTGGGACGAAGGCGCCCCTCCCGTCAACAACGCCTCCTGGGTCGGGCTCCCCGCGCGCCTGCCGACGCCAGTGTGATATGCCTCATATCGAAGTACGCAGCGTCCGGATCGAGCCCGCAGATCCCGTGAGCGCCGCTCTTGCCGTGAGACGCGGGCGAAGGGCATGATGTCGCATGCCGAACCTCAGCGACTTGGTCCTTCTCGCCCGCGAGCACATCCCCCCGAGGCTCCTCGCGGAGGTCGTCGTTATGGGTAGCGCGGCCATCGCTTTGCACGGAGTCGACCTGGGCCGCGCGCCAGGGGATATCGATTTGTTCGTATCCGTATCGACCTTGGATGCCTGGCCCTCGGAGGGCTTCACCCGCGGCACGAAACACGGCATTCCAAGAATCACCGCGGACGCGACCGATCTCCTGGAGATCTTTGCGACATTCCCCGGTGTCGCTTTCGACGCGGTCAACAGCCGCGCCGGCGCAACACCGATCTCGCATGGCTTACGCGTCGCAGCCCTCGACGATTTGCTCACGTGGAAACGCGCCCAGGCTCGACTCCGCGCCGACGCTGCAGGCCGCACGAAAGACGAGAACGACATTCGAGCGATGGAGGCTTACCAAGGTGGAGTCTCGTTCCCGAGGCGCTCCTGACTTACCGTCTGCCAACCACGTCAGGACGGATCTTGGTAACCGCATGCCACGGCCAAAGCCGCGGCCTCGGGTGCATAGCGCGCGGGTCGGCCGCGAGCCCACTCGTAAACGCCACCAATCATGTAGCGCATGTCCTGGACATGCTTCGCCACCGCGGAGGTCTCGGCAGCATCGAGCCTCAGCTTTTCGCACATGGCAGGGATTTGCGATTCGAGCTCCAGGAAGCGCTCACTGGCCTGCCGGACCATCGTTCGGATATGTTCGATGGCTCGGGTCCGTGAGCATGCGTTCGCGCGTTCGAGAACGAGGAGCATATTGTTCACCTCCCCTCGCTGCTCTTCGCGTTCGACCGCGTGGACATCGTTCGGGAGATACATCAGCATTTCCGTTTGCGCGAGCAAGTCGCGAAGGACGGGCACCTGACGCACGCGATTTGGCAACTCGAAGTGCCCCACCCGCTCCCCGAATAGAAGCATCGGCTCGACGAACGCGGTAATTTTGCGCGTTTCCATGTACTGCGCAACACTGGGGACGCCGGCACTCCGGTCGATGCGTCTCAGATATGTCGCGAAAAATTCCCGAACGAGTCGGCGCACGTGTGCCTGCCATGCTTCCGACATATCCTTCGTAAGGCGCGACCATAGCTCGCGCCATGCGCGGCCGTACGAGGTAGCGGATGCAACCCCGCTTCCATCGTAGAAAGAAAGCAAGTCGTGACAGATCTCCGTCGCCGCTGCCGCGCGCGAGCACGCGGGACTATCAATCTGGTCATTGAGAAGCCCCACGATGCCCATAAGGTCCGCCATGGCGTCGAGATCGACACCGATCGCGTTGGGATAGAGTCGCGCCACCAACTCGGGCATGCGCATGGCCCTGAAATAACCGACTTCGGCCTCGGTGCCGAGCAGCCGGTAATGCCGTATCCATCCGAGCATATGAGTTTCGACGCGTTCCAGCGCTACGGGGCTAATCTCACTCACAAATGGTATATAGAAATTGAAATCGAATGGCATGAAGACTCCGTCCAATGCATCGCCAGAATGACGGTCGCAAGGTCACGCTGCGGTCAACGGTCGTACCGCAGCGTCGCTCGAACGAGCGCTTCCACCGCCGGCCCCATGTCGCCACCCACCGCACGCCGGAGAACGGCCACCGCGGTGTCGGTGCGCTCGTCGATGCATTTTTCGACGACTGCAACGGCTCCGGAGGTTCGAAACAGGACACGCAATTCCTCGGCCTCGTTATCGGTTATTTCCGGATTCCCGTACAGATGGCGAATACGTTGAATCTGGTCGGGGCGGGCCAGTCGAAGCGCATACGCAACGAGAACGGTCGGCGTGCCCTGGCGCACATCGTCGAGCATGGCCTTGCCGGTAACGTCCATCTTGCGAAAGATATCCAGAATATCATTTCGAAATTGGAAGGCCTCGCCGATGGCGACTCCGGCCTTGGCGTACGCACCTTGGAGCTCGACAGAAGCATCGGCCATGATGCCGCCAGCACGCAGCGCGGGGCTAAACATGTAGCGGCCGCATTTGTGATGGGCGATGGTGAAGGCTCGGGAAAGATCGTAGTCGCGGGCGGCTTGTGCGATGAGCTCGAGCACCGTGCCGTAGGCAGCGTGTCGGACGATCTCGTCAACGACCGCCCGCAGGGCACGTGCTCGAGCGGCATCGCGCGTGGATCGGTCGATGAGGGTGCCCGTCCAGGACAGACACAGATCAGAAAGAACGAGCGTACCCGAAATGCCAAAATCGTCCGGCGATCCCCCCCAGCATCGCTCGACATGATGCTCCGTGAGTTGACGAGGCATGGCGGCTTGCCCCCGACGCAGAGGTGAGCGATCCACGATATCATCTTGCAGGAGCGCGCACGCTTGCAGCATTTCCAGTCCAGCGGCGGCGGTTACCAGCCCCGGTGGGTGCGGCGCGCCGCTGGCTCCGCGAAAACCCCAGTAGCAGTAGGTCGCGAGTGCACGCTTTCCGCCCTCGAGAATGAACCTCCGAAGCCGTTTCAACAGCCAGGTCAACTCTGGTGTGTCGAACGCAAGGGGCAACTCGTCCAGGAACTTCGCGAGGACCGCGTTGACGGCGGCGAGGAATACGCCCTGGTTCGCGCGCTCGAACTCGTGACGCACCGATCCGTCTTGCGAATACGCGGTCATGTTGCCCTTCTCCTTCCACCACGGAGAAGCCCGCGGAGCCCTCGCAAGTGCTCCGCCAGGCCCAATTCTTCGAAACGCCGTCCGCCTTGGTGAGTCGTTGCTCGATGACTCCCCTCTTTTCGCGTCGAGCACGCTCAGCTTTCGCTCAGCTTCTTCAAGTTCTCCAGCGCACGACCCGTATTTGCTTCGTTGACAGTGAAAACGTTGGCCACGACCGCATTCAACGAATCGGCTACCCCACCGAGAAGCTTTCCCACTGTCCCCAACTTGCTACGAAACGTATCGGTTAGCATTTGGTAATTTGCTTCCACGGAGACGCGCGTACCGTTCCCCTCGGGATGCAGGGTCCAAGAAAGCGTTCCCTTGAAACCACCGTCCGCCGTAAACTTGATGCTTTTCGGTTTCTGCACACTCTCGGTGCGGAGCTTTACCTGGATTGGAAAGTCCGCGATACCGGCAAGCTTGACGGTATACGTCACTTGGTAAGAATCCCCTACGGGTGTCGACTTGCTCGCGCCCGGTATATACTTTTCCAAGTTCGAAAGATCTTCGAGAATCGCGAAGATCTTCTCCGGCGGGGCCTGAATTACCGTCTCTTTTTTGACAATTGACCTATCGGTCCATTCGCTAGTCATGATGCCCCCTTTCTCGTTACTGCGGAGTAACGAGGACTTCTTGTATCGAAATGATCATCGAAGGGTGATGAACACGACGCCCGATGGAATGCGAACGACGCGACGCGCGTGATATGGGTCTCGTCCGCCGCAACTCGGCGACATGTTCAAAGGGTTCGATGTCCTTGATCTCATGAAGGTTCGCGGGCTCTATCGATGATGTCACATGAACATCACGACGACCTTCCGTGTCGCTCGGGTCGGTATAGCAATCCTATATCGTCATCGCTACGATTCGACCGCGCGCCGTCGATTGCCCAAAGCCATGCGATTCCACGTATGCCGGCGCCCGCGAACCGCAACGGAGTACGCATAGAGCAACTCCGGATCGCCCATTCCAGGCAAGAAGCAGTCGCCGATGTGATGCGCATCGACGCCAATCTCCTTCGCATTGAGCGCAAGCTGCGGAACCACCGTGGTATGCGCCCCCTCTTGGCTCGTTCCAATGGCGCCCATCACAATCGCGCCGGCGTTCTGCACGGCCGCGACGGCCTCGGCAGCGAGCTCCTTCGTCACCCCCGGCAATGTCCCGGGCAGCGGAAGGATCACGCCATCGGCGCCCGCTTCCACCAGCCGCGTGAGCCGCTCCGTGGTGACCGGCTCACGGCGTCCCGCATGGTGCATCTTTCCCGCCCATAGCGCGGCATCGTCCCCGAGGCTTCGCCGCAATTCCGCGGTAACCCTTGCGAGCCCTTCATAGCTCCCATCGGTGCTGGGGTTCGCCGTCAGGCAGATCATCGCCGCGCCCGCATCGATAAGCCGTTTCGCGTGCTCCGGCTTCGCGCTGCGGCGCTCCGGCACGTCCCCCGGCTCCAGGTTCACCGCCACCGGCCGACCGATGCACAATGCAAGGTCTCCCAAGCTCGCAAAAGAACCGAGCCCGGGAAACCGGAACTGCGCGCCGTCCCAAACCCGGTCAATCATATTGAGGATGACAATGTCGGCACCAAATGCCGCCATCAGCTCCATATTGTGAACACCGGCCCCATCCGGCGAAAACGACAGCACCGAGCGCTCGGCGAAAACCTCCGCCACCATCGTGCGCCCCTCCCCCGCGGCCACCGCGTTCGTCAACGGCTTGCCCCGCAGTCGCGCCAGCGCATCACGGTCGAGATCGAGAATTCGTGTCACCATCGTGTGTGTCTCCGAGGGGGGAACGACGTTGGAGCGTGCCAGCTCTCGGCGAGAAGTCAACGGTCCCGTCGGGCCTTCATACTTTGGCGTTCTGGATACCCTCGAAACGACATGGCCAACTTGGAGTCGCGTCATTCGACGAAAACAGGGTCACGCCCAAGCTCTCGACCCGTTAACGAATCATGCCCATTCGTTCGAGGCCGCGTGTGGATTATTTAGTTAAATCCGTCACTTCGACCCAAACACTCTGACGTAGAGAGTTTATTTTCGAACGAAAGACGAATTTACGAAACTTTTGTCATCGTAAAATGCCCCATTGCATCCGGCGATGCGGATACCACATTGACGGGGCCGCGTTTCATGATGGGCACGTGATCATGAACATATGTATCGAAGAAACTCCGGCAGCATGTCGCGAGGCAATCTTTGCTTTGAAGGAAAGCCTGAAACATGAATCATCAACAAATTCGGGCAAATGGCTCGCCGTCCCGGTCGTGGCCCAGCCAAACCGTATCCGTCGATGACATTCCCAATCTCGACCCTCATCCAACCTACACGCCCATTTGCGGGCCCACCCCAACATCGCCCGCCCGGATACGACTTCCAAGCGGGCATGAGGTCGTTCATCTGACGCGATACGACGATGTCGTGGCGGTATTGGGCGACTCCTCATTTTCCAGAAGTGTCGCGAATGTCGAAGATGGGCCCAGTTTCTTCCCCATACCGATGCCGCCAGACATGCTGTTCAACCTGGACATGCCGAATCACTCGAGGGTGCGTCGGGTGGTCAATGGCCCCTACGGTTCGGGCGGAGTTCGCAGCCTGGAAAGGGTGCTGGATGAGGTTCTCGACGAGCGTTGCGCAGCATTGCGTGCCCAATCGTCACCGGATCTCTACGAAACGGTGCTCGATGAGGTAACCATCCGCGTCAACAGCACATTCCTCGGCTTGCGACTGAGCGATCGGGAACATTACCGTCGACTCGGCCAGACATTGCTGCGGATGCCGGCGGACGATATCCACGGCTTGCGTGGGGCCATCGGAGCCCTCTACGACTACGTTTTATGGCTGATTCATCATGAACGGGAGCTTGCTCCGGACGGTTTCGTTCATCGATTGGTGGCAGGACGCCATGACAGCGATCCGCCATTGACGGATGACGAGCTCGTGGCGATTCTGCTCCTCTCCGTGGTCGGCGGGGACCAAAACGTCCTCTCGGTGCTTACCAAATCGGTCTACACGCTGTTGGTCGCGCGGCCACTGTGGGAGCGGCTCGTCGCAAATCCGGAGATCGCGCCAGATCTGGTCGAGGAGCTAATCCGTCTTATCCCCGTGGGGCGGATTTCCACGTTCCCACGTGTCTCGACGCGCCCCATCGTCACCTCGCATGGCGAGCTCCCCGCGGGGACGGCGGTTTATGCGGATGCCTTCGCCGCAAATCGCGATCCATTGGCCTTTCCCGCACCGCGGACAATCGATCCAACGCGCCGCGGCGCACGTCACGTGCAATTCGGCTACGGGATGCATCACTGCATGGCTTCCGCCCTTGCGCGCCTCGAGATCACGGCGGTCATCGGCCGACTCGCGCGCGAGTTTCCGAGGCTCGAGCTCACCGTTCCACCCGAGAGTTTGCCCTGGGACACCGGCACTCTGCTGCGCCGCCCAACGACATTGCCCGTGCGCTGGTGAGGGGACCATGTCCAGTGAGCCGTGGCCGCTCTACTCTCCACCCTCGAGTGTGCAAAAGATGGACGCCGTCCGCGCTCTCCAGCAGTGGGTTCGTGAGTACCTTTGTCAGCCGCACGCGCAACTCGGTAGAGCCGGGCCGGTCTGCCCCTATGTGCCATTGGCGTTGAGTCGAGGTCACCTATTTGCCGTGTTGTGGGGGGAACGGCCAATGGACCTCGCCGGCATGATGGGCGGCATGCGCGCGTATCGCCGCTGGTTCGAACATCTCGGACCGGACATGGGCCAACGTGCCTTGATGGTGATTTTCCCCGACATTCACGGCCATGACGTGCATGGGTTGGTGGACAGCGTGCAGCGCCGGCTCAAGTCCGAATTCGTCGACCGTGGCCTGATGATCGGCGAATTTCACAGTGGGCCACCCGCCGCACCTGGACTCCATAATGCGGATTTTCGCCCGCTCCGCAGTCCGTTGCCCATGTTGGCCATACGCGCCATGGTTCCTTCCGACTTGCCGTTCTTGCGCGGCGATACTCGCCATTGTGCAGCCTATCGAGCACGCTTTGGAAAGGAACCAAGGTGACCACGGTGACGCCCCATCTCGTGATCATTGGCGGCGGAATGACAGGAACCGCCGCATTCATCGCCGCCGTTCGTCATCGGTTCGCGAAACGGATCGACATCGTCGATCCGCTGCCCATCATAGGAACCGGAACAGCCTTTTCGGCTTCGAGCCCCGTCCTTCTGTGCAACACGTCCGTGGCCATTACCTCCCTTTTGGCGGACCAACCCGACGATTTCTACGCCTATCTGCACAACACGGGCCGTCCCGTAACCCGCGATGACTTCGTGCCGCGTTCCTGGATGACCGAGTACGCGAGGGACCGTTACCTCGTGTATCGCTCCCTTCATGAGCGAAGGGGTGGAGAGCACCGGCATCTTACGGCCCGCGCCGTGGCCGTGGTTCGTGATGCCAGGCCGCGTGACGAAGGCTCACGCTATCGTGTGGAGCTGGACAATGGCGAGGTCGTCGAAGCTACATGCGTATTCGTCGGTCACGGTCACGGAGAACCACGAGTTCCCGAGGTGCTGCAGCCCCACCTGGGTCAAGAAGGGATCTTCCGCGGTCTCTTTCCGGAAGATCGCTTGCTGCAGGCGCTACCGCCACGAGCCCGCGTCCTCGTCCTTGGAACACGGCTCTCCGGAATCGATGCAGCGCTGCTCCTTTGCGGATCCGGGCACCACGTGACCATGGCCTCGCCGTCGGGTGGGCTTCCTGCGGTCCGTACGCGGACGGGCCGCAAGAAGCCCGGGCTGGTGCGCGCGTCGGACATCGCGGCGCTGGAGACGACGCCTGATGCGACTGGAGCGGCATTCGATGAGAAAGTGAAGACATTGGTTCGCTCCGTGATCGCCAGGATCAGCCCGCGGCCCCTCGAGGAGCAGATCTCGTCCCTCCCCGGCGTGGTCGACCGATTGCGCGCCGAGATTCGCCTCGCAGAACAGGGCCGCACGGACTGGCAAGATGCGTTATGCGCATTCGTAGACGCCGCAAACGACGCCTTGCCCCGGCGCCCCAGTTCCGTCCGCGACGCCGCGATGCGCCTGTGCCAAGGCCCGGTAGCGCGCTACCTCGCAGCATTCCCATTGGCGAACGCCAAGAGATTACTCCGTTATATCGAATCGGGCCGACTCGTGATCCGCTCCGGCGTGCCCTTGGATATCCGCCGCCATCGACACTGGCTCGTCACATGGCAAGACGCCTCGCAGACGCCATTCGACGCCATCGTTACAGCCGCCGGTTATCACATTCCCAAACTGCACGCACAACGCGACCGCATCGACCTGGTCAACGATCCATCCAAGTGCTGCACTCCCCCAACCGTGCATGCCGAGCTCGATATCACCCTCCCCGGCGCATCGACCCGCGAGAACATTTGGCTGCTCGGTATTAGCTCTTCGATCCGCATCCCGTCGATCAATGCCATCTACCCCATGGCCCAACAGGTTCACCGCGTCTGCCGCGAATCCCGCGCGACCACATGGTCATTTTCGACCACCGACGCCATCAAGGGCTGATCTTTTCGCGCAACGTACGCGCCGTTCGGCCGACAAACGGTGTAGGAACGCGCCCGGCAATCGGGGCAACTTTGGTCGGAGAGTGAAATGACGTGTGGCGGTGGGGTCGTTCGCAGATACGGCGCATGGCTTGGGTTGTTCGTGGGACTGTTCGTCGTTATTGGCACCACGGGCTGCAGCGGCAACTCCGCGGAGTATTCGTTCGAGCCGGACGGAGGTGCACCCGATGGGGCGCCCGCGCAGCAGGTGGCCGCGCCGGAGTTCGAGCCTGGGGGCGGATCCTACGCGTCCGCGCAAAAGGTGGTACTGCGCACCGCAACGGCCGGAGCCGTCATTCACTATACGCTGGACGGAACGACTCCGAGTGCCGATTCACCCGCCTATGCCGGGCCGCTGGCCATCGCGAAAACGACGACGGTCAAGGCATTCGCCCGAAAGAGCGGTGCGACCGATTCGGAGGTTCGAACGGCCACGTACACCATCGACGTTCCGCCTGGTACCGTGGAGCCGGTGCAGCTCGAGCCCAATTCGGGCGACTACTCCAATGACGTTGCGGTCCATCTTTCGAGTGGCACGGCAAACGCGACCCTCTGCTATGCACTCGATGGGACTCCGCCTGCATGCGATGCGACAGGTCGCTGCGCCGAGCATGCCACTGCGTACACGGAGCCGGTTGCCATCACTCGAACGGGCCGGCAGATTCGTGCCCTCGCCTGCAAGAAGGGGATGATCGCATCGTCCGAGGCGCAAGCGACGTACACGCTTACGGCCGCAAAGCCCACATTCACCCCGGCATCCGGCAGCAACGAACCTTCGAAGCTGACCATCGCAACCGAGACCCGGGCCGGCGCGATCCATTACACGGTGAACGGCGGAACCCCGGACTGCAAGACCCCGGATTCCTTCATTGACTCCGGGACATTTCCGTCGGTTTTCGCTGACGCCACCACCGTCAAGGCGCTCACGTGCAAAGAGGGGTATGCTCCGAGCGAGGTCGTCACCGCCAACTACTTGGGCGCTGTGTGCAATGGCGATTATTACGTCGGCGAGCGCCCGCAGCTCGAAGCCTTGGCGCACTGCCAGACCATCAATGGATCCCTCACGATTCGACGTCTCGACGCGCCCGACCTGGCACCGCTTGCAAATCTTGCGCAGGTGAACGGGCCGCTGACGATCGAAAGCACCTACACGTTGCGTTCCCTCCATGGATTGGAATCGCTGAGGAGCGCGCGGTTTCTCACGGTGCTCTGGAACCACGGACTGAACTCCTTGGAGGGTTTGCAAGGGCTAACGTCGGTCGAGAATGCTTTCGTTCTCGACTACAACGAGTCGTTGACGACGTTGCATGGCTTGGAGGCGCTTGTTCACGTTGGCGGCAATTTCTCGATAACCGGCAACGCGTCGCTGACGAACCTGGAGGGAATCGCCTCACTGCAGACGGTTGACGGCGCGCTCATCGTCGGATTCAACGCGCTCCCCGAATGGATAGGGCCAGCCTCGCTCGTGAAAGTCGGCGGACTTTACATATCCAACGAGCCCAAGTTGCTTCGTGTTGGCGGCTTCCCGGCGCTCGCCGAAGTTGGTGGACAGCTCCAGGTCGTGGCCAATGACGCGCTGACGACTTTCGCGGAGATGCCCGCCCTGACCGCGATTCGTGATGGCGCAATGTTCTCCCTGAATCCGAAGTTGCATGCGGTGTCCGGCTTCCCCAAGCTGCGCGATTTGGGTGGCCTTTCCCTTGTACTGAACGACAGCCTGACGCGTTTCGCGGCCTTTCCCGAGCTCACGGCCATTCATGGTGATGTGGTCATCGCCCGCAATCCCGTCCTGATGGTGCTTGATATCCAGAGCGTGCAAACCATCGGCGGCATCCTCAATTTGAGGGATCTGCCGGGACTGTCGTCCCTTCGCGGGCTTGGCGGGTTGACGGAGGTCCAGGGTTGGTTCATGGCGTTTTCGGGCGAGCTTGGATTCGTCGACCTGCACGGACTCGAACGATTGAAGTCGGTTCAAGGCCTCCTCCAGATCGGGCCCTCGACCGGACTCTCGGATCTTCAAGGGTTGAACGGACTGACGGCAGTCGGCTATCTCGACGTAGTCGAGAACAAGCATCTACAGACCCTACGCGGCCTCGAGAAACTGGAGAGCGTGCCCGGGACACCCGGCCAGTCGATTCGCATCTACGCCAACGAGGCCTTGACCGAGATCGGCGCGCTCAATTCCATCGTAAGCCTTCAACAGCCGCTGGAAATCAATGGCAATCGCAGCCTCACGCACTTCAATGGCCTGCACGGGCTGAAGTCGGCCGATTTCATTTACGTGACCATCAACCAAGCCATGTCGAAGCTCGACGGTCTCGATGCCCTCACGCATACCTCGAGAGATCTTCGAATCGTAGCCAACGGCCTCACCTCGCTCGACGACCTTCATTCGCTCACCGAAGTAGGGGGCTCGCTCATAATCTCCGAAGAGGCCCTTGCCAGCATGCGCGGCCTGGGGTCGCTCACGTCCATTGGCGGCGAGCTATCCATCTCGAGTTGCAAGACGCTTCCCACCTTGACTGGCCTGGGGTCGCTGCGCTCGATTGGCGGATTGCTCAGTATTGCCTACAACGACGCGCTGACGAGCATAGACGACCTCGGCCAGCTCACACAGCTCGGTGGGCCTTTCACCGTCTGGGACAACCGCGCCTTGCCGCCATGTCAACCGGAGAGCCTCGCCGCCAAGCTGCAGGCCCTTGGCTACACCGGGACGATCACCATCCAGAACAACGGCGGCACCGGCACCTGCGGCGTGGCTGGCTTACGCCCCAGATTACGGCCCCCTCCCCGACTCCAAGATGCTTTTTAGGTCACGCAATATTATTTGCAAGACCTCCTTGAGCGCATTCTCATACTCATCATCAGCCAACCAATCAACACTCGTTGCATTCATGATTTGCGCAGTAAAATCCGGCCGCCATGACGACATGGCTTCCTCGAGCTCCGACACGAGTGGCGCGAGCGACGGATTCTTTCGAAGATACCGACGTGCCAGATCGGTTGCGGCAACGTTTGCGGTAGCGAACAGCTCCGCCTTATTGTTCATATCGACTGAGTCCAGATTGAACCAGCTCGTAAGAACTGCGCAGAATGCCGGAGATAGCGATTTGGATGACACGAGGTCGGGATCCGGGTTGGCGTAGGATAATATCTCAAGGCGAGCCGTCGTGGAGAATGCCAGTCCGCGCGAGACGTTCCACGGACGGCGATGCAAAGCGAGCTTGCTTTTCTCTATGATGCGCGTGGGGGACAAAGCCTCCGTATCGCCTTACCGCGACTCCGCAACCGATACCCTAGAGGTGTCCGGGCGGACCGATGGCGCGCTAAGATCAACATGCCCCGTCACCCAAGTCTCTGTGTCAACAGCAGCTTTGCTTGTTCTCGCATCGAGCCGTTGGAGAAACTGCGATGAATCGTGGGAAACTTCCGTCATTCGTACAAATCGTTTTGGCGGCGCCATTGTCACGCTCGAAGCATCGCTGCTCTATCCAGATAACGTCGACCATTGCCGTTCAGCGAGCACTAATGTATCCAAGGCTTCCGAAATATGAACTCCTATTAGCTTCACGCAACCAAGGCCCGCGCCATAGATCTTCCCATCATCGCCGCACAACAAAATAACCTGTCGCCCAACCTCACCAATTGGAAATAACTTTACACAATAGTCCTGTTCCCACTGTTTGATTCGATCGACTTCACTGGACGCAGCATAGTACGGATCAAAATGGAATTCGGTTGGGTTAAAAAGATTCGTAGGCGACGTAGGTGGCGTGATTTTGAGTCCTCCAAGATTTTCCAATATCGTGCGTGCA
It includes:
- a CDS encoding chitobiase/beta-hexosaminidase C-terminal domain-containing protein; translation: MTCGGGVVRRYGAWLGLFVGLFVVIGTTGCSGNSAEYSFEPDGGAPDGAPAQQVAAPEFEPGGGSYASAQKVVLRTATAGAVIHYTLDGTTPSADSPAYAGPLAIAKTTTVKAFARKSGATDSEVRTATYTIDVPPGTVEPVQLEPNSGDYSNDVAVHLSSGTANATLCYALDGTPPACDATGRCAEHATAYTEPVAITRTGRQIRALACKKGMIASSEAQATYTLTAAKPTFTPASGSNEPSKLTIATETRAGAIHYTVNGGTPDCKTPDSFIDSGTFPSVFADATTVKALTCKEGYAPSEVVTANYLGAVCNGDYYVGERPQLEALAHCQTINGSLTIRRLDAPDLAPLANLAQVNGPLTIESTYTLRSLHGLESLRSARFLTVLWNHGLNSLEGLQGLTSVENAFVLDYNESLTTLHGLEALVHVGGNFSITGNASLTNLEGIASLQTVDGALIVGFNALPEWIGPASLVKVGGLYISNEPKLLRVGGFPALAEVGGQLQVVANDALTTFAEMPALTAIRDGAMFSLNPKLHAVSGFPKLRDLGGLSLVLNDSLTRFAAFPELTAIHGDVVIARNPVLMVLDIQSVQTIGGILNLRDLPGLSSLRGLGGLTEVQGWFMAFSGELGFVDLHGLERLKSVQGLLQIGPSTGLSDLQGLNGLTAVGYLDVVENKHLQTLRGLEKLESVPGTPGQSIRIYANEALTEIGALNSIVSLQQPLEINGNRSLTHFNGLHGLKSADFIYVTINQAMSKLDGLDALTHTSRDLRIVANGLTSLDDLHSLTEVGGSLIISEEALASMRGLGSLTSIGGELSISSCKTLPTLTGLGSLRSIGGLLSIAYNDALTSIDDLGQLTQLGGPFTVWDNRALPPCQPESLAAKLQALGYTGTITIQNNGGTGTCGVAGLRPRLRPPPRLQDAF
- a CDS encoding SUKH-3 domain-containing protein; its protein translation is MKWVRTMLSVQPKVILVLQHAGWSPDRFVTISKWSDYFVKKGFFLSPDARTILENLGGLKITPPTSPTNLFNPTEFHFDPYYAASSEVDRIKQWEQDYCVKLFPIGEVGRQVILLCGDDGKIYGAGLGCVKLIGVHISEALDTLVLAERQWSTLSG